One genomic region from Bacillus sp. SLBN-46 encodes:
- a CDS encoding alpha-glucosidase → MKTNDQWWKKSVVYQIYPRSFMDSNGDGIGDIQGIIQKLDYLKLLGVDVIWLSPVYDSPNDDNGYDIRDYQKIMEEFGTMADFDQMLEEVHKRDMKLVIDLVVNHTSDEHEWFVQSKQSKDNPYRDYYIWREGKEGKEPNNWGSFFSGPAWDYDEVTKEYYLHLFAKKQPDLNWEHPALREEVYRMMRFWLDKGIDGFRMDVINMISKQPGLPDGVQGEGQLYGDGSPFYMNGPRIHEFLKEMNQEVLAHYPIMTVGEMPGTTPEDAILYTNPERNEVNMIFTFEHMDLDSAPGGKWNLKPLNLVDLKENLAKWQVGLHNKGWNSLYWNNHDQPRIVSRFGNDQEYRVESAKMLAACLHFMQGTPYIYQGEEIGMTNVKFDSLEDYRDIETLNMYKERSALGYTHEEIMTSIYAKGRDNARTPVQWDASEHGGFTTGTPWIQANPRYKEINVKSTLEDPQSIFYFYQKLISLRKEMNIIVEGDFQLLLKNHPSIFAYERNWKEERLLVLCNFSGEEVEINEEKLVNSITNSQMLLSNYEAGTSATLRPYEVRVLTK, encoded by the coding sequence TTGAAAACAAATGACCAATGGTGGAAGAAAAGCGTTGTTTATCAAATATACCCAAGAAGCTTTATGGATTCGAATGGAGATGGAATCGGCGACATCCAAGGGATTATTCAAAAACTGGATTACTTGAAATTGCTTGGTGTGGATGTCATCTGGTTAAGCCCTGTGTACGATTCACCGAATGATGATAATGGCTATGATATCCGTGATTATCAAAAAATCATGGAAGAGTTCGGCACCATGGCCGATTTTGACCAGATGCTTGAAGAAGTACATAAACGTGACATGAAATTAGTCATTGACCTCGTTGTTAATCACACCTCGGATGAGCATGAATGGTTTGTTCAATCGAAACAATCGAAAGACAATCCATACCGCGACTATTATATCTGGCGTGAGGGTAAAGAAGGGAAAGAGCCGAACAATTGGGGATCATTTTTCAGCGGTCCTGCATGGGATTATGACGAAGTCACCAAGGAATATTACTTGCATTTATTTGCGAAAAAACAACCAGATTTGAACTGGGAACATCCAGCTTTACGTGAAGAAGTTTACCGCATGATGAGATTTTGGCTTGATAAAGGAATCGATGGCTTCCGAATGGACGTAATCAATATGATTTCAAAACAGCCAGGCTTACCTGATGGTGTGCAAGGGGAAGGTCAATTATATGGTGATGGCAGCCCCTTTTACATGAATGGCCCTAGAATTCATGAATTTCTAAAGGAAATGAATCAGGAAGTTTTAGCGCATTATCCGATTATGACGGTGGGGGAAATGCCTGGAACCACACCAGAAGATGCGATTCTTTATACTAATCCTGAACGAAATGAAGTTAATATGATCTTTACTTTTGAGCATATGGATTTAGATAGTGCCCCTGGTGGTAAGTGGAACTTAAAACCGCTCAATCTCGTGGACTTAAAGGAAAACTTAGCAAAGTGGCAAGTGGGACTTCACAACAAAGGATGGAACAGTCTCTATTGGAATAACCATGACCAGCCAAGGATTGTTTCCCGTTTTGGTAATGACCAGGAATACCGCGTGGAATCAGCCAAAATGTTAGCGGCCTGTCTTCATTTTATGCAGGGGACCCCATATATTTATCAAGGGGAAGAAATCGGCATGACCAACGTGAAGTTCGACTCTTTAGAGGATTATCGTGATATTGAAACACTTAATATGTACAAGGAGCGTTCAGCATTAGGCTATACTCATGAAGAAATCATGACGTCCATATACGCAAAGGGAAGAGACAATGCAAGAACACCTGTACAATGGGATGCATCAGAGCATGGAGGGTTTACAACAGGAACTCCATGGATTCAGGCCAATCCAAGGTACAAAGAAATCAATGTGAAAAGTACGTTAGAAGATCCACAGTCTATTTTCTATTTTTATCAAAAGCTCATTTCTCTTCGTAAAGAAATGAATATTATCGTTGAAGGTGATTTCCAATTGTTACTAAAAAATCACCCATCGATCTTTGCTTATGAAAGAAACTGGAAGGAAGAACGCCTCTTAGTTTTATGTAATTTTAGCGGGGAAGAGGTAGAGATTAACGAAGAAAAGCTAGTTAATAGCATAACAAATTCCCAAATGCTTCTCTCCAACTATGAAGCGGGAACATCAGCTACACTTCGTCCATATGAGGTAAGAGTTTTAACAAAATAA
- a CDS encoding globin, translated as MVKELESNFKSLYSEIGGQETIDKLVDAFYPRVYADSELRPLFEGEMEEIKRKQRMFLPQFLGGPALYSQEFGPPAMRARHLPFEVTPRRAACWLRCMREAFQEIGLDQNPAGLAFYDRLTQVAGIMVNSPDRD; from the coding sequence ATGGTGAAGGAATTGGAATCTAATTTTAAATCTCTATATAGTGAAATTGGTGGACAAGAGACCATTGACAAGCTAGTTGATGCCTTTTATCCGCGTGTATATGCTGATTCGGAATTAAGACCTTTATTTGAAGGGGAAATGGAAGAAATCAAGCGGAAGCAGAGAATGTTTCTTCCACAATTTTTGGGAGGTCCTGCTCTATACAGCCAAGAATTTGGACCGCCTGCCATGAGAGCACGGCACTTACCATTTGAAGTAACCCCAAGAAGAGCAGCCTGCTGGCTACGCTGTATGAGAGAAGCCTTTCAGGAAATTGGACTCGATCAAAACCCAGCAGGACTAGCCTTTTATGATCGTTTAACGCAGGTTGCTGGCATAATGGTAAACAGTCCTGACCGCGACTAA
- a CDS encoding VOC family protein — protein sequence MLHHLEIYVSNLAKTTEFWGWFLKELGYEPYQKWDLGISWKQKDTYLVFVQVEERFMDIPYHRSRVGLNHLAFHAESKEQVDWMTDQLKEKGIPILYQDRHPFAGGDSHYAVFFEDPDRIKAELVAPKVDKDSSGN from the coding sequence ATTCTGCACCATTTAGAGATCTATGTTTCGAATCTAGCAAAAACAACCGAATTTTGGGGATGGTTTTTAAAAGAATTAGGATATGAACCATATCAAAAGTGGGATTTAGGTATTAGTTGGAAGCAAAAGGACACCTATCTCGTATTTGTCCAAGTAGAAGAGCGGTTTATGGATATTCCTTACCACCGTTCAAGGGTTGGTTTAAATCATCTAGCATTTCATGCAGAATCCAAAGAGCAGGTAGACTGGATGACAGATCAATTGAAGGAAAAAGGTATACCTATTTTGTATCAGGACCGACACCCGTTTGCTGGGGGAGATTCACATTATGCGGTATTCTTTGAAGATCCTGATCGAATAAAAGCGGAATTAGTTGCGCCAAAAGTTGACAAAGACTCTTCTGGAAATTGA
- a CDS encoding QueT transporter family protein, whose translation MKVNTIVVNGIVAALYIAVSALIQPFGFTQVQFRVSEMFNHLVVFNKKYIYGIVLGVFLTNLFFSPMKAYDLIFGVGQSVIALLITIASAKYIKGLWARMIVNTLVFTLTMFFIALELHLAFNLPFMFTWLTTAVGEFVVMAIGMPVLYVINQRVRFDKIV comes from the coding sequence ATGAAAGTTAATACAATTGTCGTAAACGGTATTGTAGCAGCATTGTACATTGCAGTCTCTGCTTTAATCCAGCCGTTTGGGTTTACCCAAGTTCAGTTTCGCGTATCCGAGATGTTCAATCATCTAGTTGTTTTTAACAAAAAATATATCTATGGAATTGTTCTTGGTGTATTTTTAACCAATTTATTTTTTTCACCAATGAAGGCCTATGATCTTATTTTTGGTGTCGGCCAATCTGTGATTGCCTTGTTAATCACGATTGCTTCTGCAAAATATATCAAAGGCTTATGGGCACGTATGATTGTGAATACACTCGTCTTCACGTTGACCATGTTCTTCATTGCTCTTGAACTTCACTTGGCATTTAATTTACCATTCATGTTCACCTGGTTAACTACCGCAGTTGGTGAGTTTGTGGTCATGGCTATTGGTATGCCGGTACTGTATGTAATAAACCAACGTGTTCGTTTTGATAAAATCGTCTAA
- a CDS encoding DinB family protein, producing the protein MLQRPLTSEYPEYYVPYVNLVPEGDLLAILSEDLKSTIELFDGISNEEGHFRYAPTKWSIKEVLGHMTDTERIMSYRLLRIGRGDQTALAGFNENEFVEGSQINKQSMKDILEDFIATRKATITLIKNMPAEAWGNKGNANNTEVTTRAIGYIIAGHAIHHKKIINERYLSVKK; encoded by the coding sequence ATGTTACAACGTCCTTTAACTAGTGAGTATCCTGAATATTATGTACCGTATGTGAACCTGGTTCCCGAAGGAGACCTATTAGCGATTTTAAGTGAGGATCTAAAAAGTACGATTGAACTTTTTGACGGAATTTCGAATGAAGAGGGACATTTTCGTTATGCCCCAACTAAATGGAGTATCAAAGAAGTTCTCGGTCATATGACAGATACCGAAAGAATTATGAGTTATCGCCTGCTTCGTATTGGCCGTGGTGACCAAACGGCCTTAGCTGGGTTTAATGAAAATGAGTTTGTAGAAGGCTCACAAATTAACAAGCAATCAATGAAAGATATACTTGAGGATTTTATAGCAACACGCAAGGCTACGATTACTTTAATTAAAAACATGCCTGCTGAGGCCTGGGGCAACAAAGGCAACGCCAACAATACGGAAGTGACTACCCGCGCCATCGGCTACATAATTGCAGGTCACGCCATCCATCACAAAAAGATTATTAACGAGAGATACTTATCTGTGAAAAAATAG
- a CDS encoding SemiSWEET transporter, which yields MQGFIPVFGYVAAVLTTLSFLPQAIKTIKEKNTEGISLVMYSLFTIGVLLWLMYGLLLKDIPIIAANGITFILSATILTLKVKYSAREVAK from the coding sequence ATGCAGGGGTTTATACCTGTATTCGGATATGTAGCGGCTGTTTTAACCACTCTATCCTTCCTGCCGCAGGCGATTAAAACCATCAAGGAGAAAAATACTGAGGGAATTTCACTTGTCATGTACAGCTTGTTTACTATTGGGGTGCTTTTATGGCTTATGTATGGCTTGTTGTTGAAGGATATTCCCATCATAGCGGCAAACGGGATCACATTTATCCTATCGGCAACCATACTAACTTTGAAAGTAAAGTATAGTGCAAGAGAAGTTGCGAAATAA
- a CDS encoding sugar phosphate isomerase/epimerase, which yields MKLGVFTVLFAEKSFEDMLDTVKKAGLHAVEIGTGCYPGNSHCDLDALLESEEARKAYIGKVEERGLTISAFSCHGNPISPEKEFAKQSHETLLKTIRLASLLGVPVVNCFSGTAGDHDGAKYPNWPVTPWPNEYGDVLKWQWEEKLIPYWKEVGQYAKEHQVKIGLELHGGFLVHTPYTLLKLREETCDAIGANLDPSHLWWQGIDPVAAIKILAKENAIHHFHAKDTYIDQENVNMYGLTDMQPYGEVRSRAWTFRSVGCGHSLKEWSDMMSALRTYGYDYVVSIEHEDPIMSIEEGFKRAVVNLKSVLIEEPVSQMWWV from the coding sequence ATGAAACTAGGTGTATTTACCGTATTATTTGCTGAAAAATCGTTCGAGGATATGCTCGATACCGTAAAAAAGGCAGGCCTTCATGCCGTTGAAATCGGCACTGGTTGTTACCCAGGGAACAGCCATTGCGATTTAGATGCGTTATTGGAAAGTGAAGAAGCACGGAAGGCATATATCGGAAAAGTCGAAGAGCGAGGGCTAACGATCAGTGCCTTTAGCTGTCACGGAAATCCTATCTCTCCTGAGAAAGAATTCGCAAAGCAGTCACATGAGACACTTTTAAAAACGATTAGACTTGCGTCCTTGTTAGGAGTTCCGGTGGTAAACTGTTTCTCTGGTACTGCAGGTGACCATGATGGCGCCAAATACCCTAACTGGCCGGTGACTCCTTGGCCTAACGAATATGGAGACGTGTTAAAGTGGCAATGGGAAGAAAAGCTGATTCCATACTGGAAGGAAGTAGGCCAGTATGCGAAGGAGCATCAGGTGAAAATTGGCCTTGAGCTACATGGCGGCTTTTTAGTCCATACACCTTATACACTATTGAAGTTGCGTGAAGAAACCTGCGATGCGATTGGAGCCAACTTGGATCCAAGTCATTTATGGTGGCAGGGAATCGATCCTGTGGCTGCGATTAAAATTTTAGCAAAAGAAAATGCCATCCATCATTTCCATGCGAAAGATACGTATATTGACCAAGAAAATGTAAATATGTATGGTTTAACAGATATGCAGCCATACGGGGAAGTGCGTTCACGTGCGTGGACCTTCCGTTCAGTGGGCTGCGGCCACAGTTTGAAAGAATGGTCTGACATGATGAGTGCACTCCGCACCTATGGCTACGATTATGTGGTCAGCATCGAACATGAGGATCCTATCATGTCGATTGAAGAAGGATTTAAGCGAGCAGTTGTGAATTTAAAATCTGTTCTAATTGAAGAGCCTGTGTCGCAAATGTGGTGGGTGTAA
- a CDS encoding Gfo/Idh/MocA family oxidoreductase: MKKLRIGIIGVGGIAQGRHIPAFLQLSDVCKITALSDVNVDRAKETAEKHQIPHVFENYQDLFSEVDAVCICTPNKFHAEISIAAFEAGVHVLCEKPMALSAEECEAMIAASKKADKVLAIAYHYRFMKEAQAAKKAMLEVGTPLVVRVQALRRRKVPGWGVFTNKDLQGGGSLIDYGCHLLDLALWLMGNPKQTMVSGTTYNTLSKMPNQVNQWGEFDHETFNVDDHVTAYAQFENGATMLFETSWAANIKDDKEHLSISGVDGGLSVFPFELYTTKNGMLLNSQAAWIPGEENPGLPQAKNFIQACLGLEELVVKPEEALQVSQIIDRIYESNESFREGISR; this comes from the coding sequence ATGAAAAAACTACGAATTGGCATTATAGGGGTTGGCGGTATAGCGCAGGGCCGTCATATCCCTGCTTTTTTACAGCTTAGTGACGTATGTAAAATAACAGCTCTCAGTGATGTGAATGTGGACCGTGCCAAAGAAACCGCTGAAAAACATCAGATTCCACACGTGTTTGAGAACTATCAGGACCTTTTTTCAGAAGTAGATGCCGTTTGTATTTGTACACCAAATAAATTTCATGCGGAGATTTCCATTGCTGCATTCGAAGCAGGTGTTCATGTTCTCTGTGAAAAGCCGATGGCACTAAGTGCGGAGGAATGTGAAGCAATGATTGCTGCTTCAAAAAAAGCGGATAAGGTTCTAGCGATCGCTTATCATTATCGTTTCATGAAGGAAGCACAGGCAGCAAAGAAGGCCATGCTAGAGGTAGGAACACCACTTGTAGTCAGAGTTCAGGCTTTAAGACGCAGGAAAGTGCCGGGCTGGGGTGTGTTTACGAATAAAGATCTTCAAGGAGGCGGAAGTCTGATTGACTATGGCTGTCACCTTCTCGATCTCGCTTTATGGCTAATGGGAAATCCCAAACAAACGATGGTGTCAGGCACCACCTATAACACGTTAAGTAAAATGCCGAATCAAGTGAACCAATGGGGCGAGTTTGATCATGAAACGTTTAATGTCGATGATCATGTCACAGCGTATGCTCAGTTTGAAAATGGTGCTACGATGCTGTTTGAAACTTCGTGGGCGGCAAATATCAAGGACGACAAGGAACATCTGAGCATTTCTGGAGTGGATGGCGGTTTAAGTGTGTTCCCATTTGAGCTTTATACCACTAAAAATGGCATGCTGCTAAATAGCCAAGCCGCTTGGATTCCAGGTGAAGAGAATCCTGGACTGCCACAGGCAAAAAACTTTATCCAAGCATGTCTGGGTTTGGAAGAATTGGTTGTAAAGCCAGAGGAGGCTCTTCAAGTTTCTCAAATTATTGATCGAATCTATGAAAGTAATGAATCTTTTAGAGAGGGGATTTCCCGATGA
- a CDS encoding Gfo/Idh/MocA family oxidoreductase, whose amino-acid sequence MGKLRVAVIGCGSIAQHRHLPEYKANKHVELVAVCDINEERAKEVAEKFGAKAYTSYEELLNAGGVDAVSVCTPNYLHAPISIAALQAGVHVLCEKPMATSKQEAEAMIAAAKECGKKLMIAHNQRFVPSHQKARKLIESGEIGKIYSFRTAFGHGGPEGWSVDGKESWFFQKEKAFVGAMGDLGVHKTDLLRYLLGEEIVEVGSFVETSAKEFADVDDNAVCILKTESGIIGTLAASWAYVSKEDNSTIIYGEKAILRLEDDPVNSLVFQYKNGEVVNYQLGRIQSNEDGGQNNSRVIDLFVNAVVTNQEPPVPGEEGMKSLNVILAALESNETKQIVRVRER is encoded by the coding sequence ATGGGAAAATTACGCGTAGCTGTCATAGGATGCGGCAGTATTGCCCAGCATCGTCATTTACCTGAATATAAAGCAAATAAACATGTAGAACTTGTTGCGGTTTGTGATATCAATGAAGAGCGTGCGAAAGAAGTGGCGGAGAAATTTGGAGCTAAAGCCTATACAAGTTATGAAGAGCTATTGAATGCTGGCGGAGTAGACGCGGTTAGTGTTTGTACACCAAACTACCTTCATGCGCCAATCTCCATTGCTGCTTTACAGGCCGGGGTTCATGTCCTCTGTGAAAAACCAATGGCTACTTCAAAACAAGAAGCAGAAGCTATGATTGCAGCTGCCAAGGAATGTGGCAAAAAGCTGATGATTGCTCATAATCAACGCTTTGTACCGTCTCATCAAAAAGCACGTAAGCTCATTGAAAGTGGAGAAATCGGGAAAATTTATAGTTTTCGTACAGCATTTGGACACGGTGGTCCAGAAGGCTGGAGTGTGGATGGAAAAGAAAGCTGGTTTTTCCAAAAGGAAAAAGCATTTGTTGGAGCGATGGGCGATCTAGGTGTCCACAAAACAGATTTACTGCGTTATCTACTTGGGGAAGAGATTGTTGAAGTGGGTTCTTTCGTAGAAACAAGTGCGAAGGAATTTGCGGATGTGGATGACAATGCGGTTTGTATTTTAAAAACGGAAAGTGGAATCATTGGAACGCTTGCTGCCAGTTGGGCCTATGTAAGCAAAGAAGATAATTCGACGATTATTTATGGTGAAAAAGCGATTCTTCGTTTAGAGGATGACCCGGTTAACTCGCTAGTTTTTCAATATAAGAATGGTGAGGTGGTCAATTACCAGTTGGGTAGGATCCAGTCAAATGAAGATGGCGGTCAAAACAATTCGCGTGTAATTGATCTATTTGTTAATGCTGTTGTGACCAATCAAGAGCCTCCTGTACCCGGTGAGGAAGGCATGAAGTCTTTAAATGTCATTTTGGCTGCGCTCGAATCAAATGAAACAAAACAGATTGTAAGAGTGAGAGAACGATGA
- a CDS encoding ThuA domain-containing protein yields the protein MLNVTVWNENRHEQKNPVVRDIYPNGIHGAIAAFLEAEGFDTRTATLDEPEHGLTDEVLANTDVLVWWGHLAHGEVKDEIVQKVQQRVLDGMGLIVLHSGHFSKIFKTLMGTSCDLKWREADEKERLWVVSPSHPITEGISEYIELEKEEMYGEHFDIPQPDELIFTSWFEGGEVFRSGCTYKRGNGKVFYFRPGHETYPTYHNKEIQRVISNAVKWANPVKRERPVYGNAKPLEVIKGGK from the coding sequence ATGTTAAACGTAACAGTATGGAATGAAAACCGACATGAACAGAAAAACCCTGTGGTTAGAGATATTTACCCAAATGGAATTCACGGGGCCATTGCAGCATTTCTTGAAGCGGAAGGTTTCGACACTAGAACCGCTACATTAGATGAACCTGAGCATGGCTTAACAGATGAAGTATTGGCAAATACAGATGTGTTAGTTTGGTGGGGGCATCTCGCACATGGTGAAGTAAAAGATGAAATTGTGCAAAAGGTCCAACAGCGTGTCCTTGATGGCATGGGGCTCATTGTTCTTCACTCTGGCCATTTTTCAAAAATCTTTAAAACATTAATGGGAACAAGCTGCGATTTGAAATGGCGGGAAGCAGATGAAAAGGAACGCCTCTGGGTTGTTAGCCCAAGTCATCCTATTACAGAAGGAATCTCGGAATATATTGAACTAGAAAAAGAAGAAATGTACGGAGAGCACTTTGATATCCCGCAGCCAGATGAGCTGATTTTTACCAGTTGGTTTGAAGGTGGAGAAGTATTCCGCAGCGGCTGTACGTATAAGCGCGGTAACGGTAAGGTTTTCTACTTCCGCCCAGGACATGAAACCTATCCGACTTATCATAACAAAGAAATTCAGCGTGTCATTAGTAACGCGGTTAAATGGGCTAATCCAGTGAAACGCGAACGTCCAGTTTACGGAAACGCCAAACCATTAGAAGTGATTAAAGGAGGAAAATAA
- a CDS encoding sugar phosphate isomerase/epimerase — MYTLREESEVDFVGTLRKVAELGFNGVEFAGYGGLPVLEVKKVLDELGLQAAASHVPLEDLESNLEQVIEDQKLLGSKYVVCPYLLPERRTEQDYQALILLLEQAGQKCRQEGITLCYHNHDFELERLSDGRTALESIFEDTNAENVKAELDVYWLTKAGEKPVEWMNRYRNRTPLIHLKDMTTDEEQYFAELGTGGVDIESVLNLGVDAGVDWWIVEQDFSRRTPFESIEISINFLKEKLTSK; from the coding sequence ATGTACACCTTAAGGGAAGAATCTGAAGTGGATTTTGTTGGTACTTTAAGGAAAGTGGCAGAGCTTGGATTCAACGGGGTGGAATTTGCTGGGTACGGTGGATTACCAGTACTAGAAGTAAAAAAGGTCTTGGATGAATTGGGGCTTCAAGCTGCAGCAAGCCATGTGCCGCTTGAGGACTTAGAATCGAATTTGGAACAAGTAATAGAAGACCAAAAACTACTAGGTAGCAAATATGTTGTCTGTCCTTACCTCCTACCCGAACGTCGGACAGAACAAGATTATCAAGCATTAATTCTTCTTTTAGAGCAAGCGGGTCAAAAATGTCGTCAAGAAGGCATTACTCTTTGCTATCATAATCACGATTTTGAATTAGAACGACTCTCTGACGGAAGGACAGCGTTAGAATCCATATTTGAAGATACTAATGCCGAAAACGTTAAGGCAGAACTAGATGTTTATTGGCTGACCAAAGCTGGTGAAAAGCCAGTGGAGTGGATGAACCGATACAGAAATCGTACACCGCTCATCCATTTAAAAGATATGACAACAGATGAGGAACAATATTTTGCTGAACTTGGAACAGGTGGCGTTGATATTGAAAGCGTACTCAATTTAGGAGTGGACGCTGGTGTAGACTGGTGGATCGTGGAGCAGGATTTCAGCCGCCGGACCCCATTTGAAAGTATTGAAATAAGTATTAATTTCTTAAAAGAGAAGCTGACGTCTAAATAA